The Cervus canadensis isolate Bull #8, Minnesota chromosome 13, ASM1932006v1, whole genome shotgun sequence genomic interval TTCCCACGTGGCTGGGGACATGCACGATGGAGAAGGTGAGAGGCGGTGATACCAGGGAGCTGAGTGAGACAAACAGCAGTTCCTCTCTCCCTCCGGAAGGCCCCGGGGGGACGGAGAGTTCCTgatggttttttctttttgttgcactGCGGACATTTCGTGCACACTCAGCGGGCTGGTGGAATACTTACACCCTCTCAACAGCGAGACACAGAAAAGAGGGCTGCCACCTGCAGGGGACTGTGTGGGTCAGTCCTGCAAACCCAACATGCCATGGTTTATGGAGCCTTCATTCCCAGGGTTGCCACTCTGGCCTCAGTGTGGAGGGTTCATGGTGCCTTGTCCCCGCTGCTGTTTCTGCTTCTGCTGCATTAACAGCTGCTCCAAAGCGGAAGGTCCAGGATGCATCATGGAACTGGACCAGATAGACTGAAAAACAGCCCAGAGCTTGTCAGCAGAGGTCAGATGCCTGGCTGTCTGAAAGGGATCGGATTTTCAATCCCAGCCAAACATAAAGGCATGTACGTCCCAAGGTCCCCAAACCCTGAAAAGATCCAGCTATTACAAGGAGTTGCTCTAAGACCAGGTCCTTCAAGATTGGCTATTTAGTTCTCATTAAGATCACTTTAAACCAGAAAAGGTGAAAGTATGTTTTCTATAAAGTCTTTTTACTAAAACTCAGCTCCATGTGAGAATAGACACTGTTTGTTTTAGGTAAacaaaacatttatgaaattagATATCCTTCTTTTACTTGTTCAGAAAAggagtaaagaaaatatttcaagatgaGTCAGAATTTTCTTAAATCTTAGAATCCAACTAAAAGCTTCATGTCTGTTCCCCTGAGGATACTGGTTTATCactagtgaattaaaaaaaaaaatccttttaaagaaTCTTATAATGCAGACCATGCTTCTAAAACTTTGCCAGATACATAGTGTGAATCAAACAATCCTAAGGGCCTTAAGAATAAGACTAGCTATTTACGTgaatgaaagcagagacatcgcttatGGCTCTTGCTCCTGTCCACTCACCTTTAGGCTTTCCATGAGGACAGCAGAAGAATCCTCCATGGAGGGGCCGTGGCCTGTCCAAGAGCCGCTTGGAGTGCTGGCCTGATGCCAACCGCTCTCAGAGGATGATGCTGCTGAGAGATAATCGATGCCAAACCCACCCATGGCTaggaatgaagagaaaagaataatTCAAGATGTTCTATCACTGCCAAAGGTCCAGGAAGGACACAGAGTATGTTAGTTCACTTCTACTAAGCAATAAAGACTGGATCTCACCTGGCTTATCAGTTTTCCAGCGGTCTGCAGTTCTCCTATCCCTGTTATCTGGAGTCCCAATGGGTCCAAAATTGGAGAATGGGACAGAATTGTGGTTGTGTGTTGGaggggagcttggcaggctgcttGGGTTGGAGGAATGAGGAGACTGGCTGGCTGGTGTTGAATGATCTATTGAATAACAGCAACGCAGGACATTAGAGATTTTCCACAAACACACCAAGAATGAAAGTTTCCAGTAGATCTGATCACTtaaattctcttaaaaataacCCCAGGGTTTCAGGAGAAAGGCAAAATAAAGGCCCCCAGAGGGACCCTACCAGATGCACTAGCCTGTCTTACTATACATGTCTAAGGCACGTTCcttaccttaaaaataaaaatgtagacgTTTCTGTCAAAAGTATGCATTGTTTTGGTGTGCCTGTTTCAGATAAGTATATACTGTTCTTCTCTATCAGAGCAGAATTGCCTAACCTTAAGAATTTTCCTGTAAAGAATGAATGTCtacaaataaaactaagaaacagTTGCAAACCTTAAGATAAAACTCCTATTTTTCTCCCTTACAACTGTGCTCATTACTGAGAATGTAAAACAGCTTTTCTAATAGCATTTATTATGTGAACCAGCTCATCAGGCTTTTTTACACCCCATTTTCCTTCAGAAGTTACTTTAAACAACAAATACCAacgacaacaataacaaaaatagtaGTAACAGAAGAAAACCaccaaatacataaaattaccAAACCACACTATCTCTTGAGTGTACGGGTAATAATGCAAGGTCTATAATTTAAAGATTAGTCAATACCTGAACTGGCAGGAAGAGATGGAGACCACGGAGTCCCTTCAAAAAGGGAGTACAATGATGTTTCCTGGGGAGCCATTGAGGGATTAAGTTCTGCTTTGGAGCTGGTTGTCAGGTTTTTCCCGTATACCTCATTGAACACACTGTTATTTGGGTATCGTTCCTGAAATACAATGACCACCAAGTTAACAAACTCACtccaatgaaagaaaatgtagtgTTCATGCACGTGGATGCTTGATAGATCTTAAGACTTTCTTTGCAAGACAAACTTTTGAAGGcttttacttctgtttctttcagttttcctgtttcttttcatttgctttttactTTCCCCCACCCTTTATCCTGCTCTATGTAAATCGCCCAGgttaaaaagtattaataatttaCATGGCTGAACAAGAGAGCCCCAAAGATTTTATTATTAATGAGAAGTTAAACAATTCAAATTTACAAAAGTCTCCAATATACCCTAATCaaagcggggtgggggaggggtgaggtgAGGAGGTGGAGGGGGTAAAATCAGATACCTGGAAAATACCAATatatggaagagaaaagaaagagaaaaacagatgtaTTGAGATAGACTGGGAAAGAAAATATTAGCCCACAGCAGGATGCCTCACTGTTTACACACCTGATTGAGGGAGAATccggtgagggacaggaaagaggATGAATGTGACATGAGCTCTGAGGGCTTCTCCAGTAAGGACTTCTTCATAGTCCCAGAGGGAAAACAAAAGATAGTTAAATTAGGCCTTCCATTTTCTCAGTACTAATTTTAAGATACCATACAAGCAAAATAAAAGACCACAATTTAAGAATACCTGTATTCATCTCTTGTACAAATTAAAGCTTAGCAAGTATCAATTCAACTcggattaatttttattaataccaCGGTCCCGCTAAGGGCCAGTCGTCACAGGTGAGTCAGACAGAACCCTCCTGATCAGTACTTCTAACTTAAGCACAGAGATCCTGGCAGGGACCCTGGAAACTGGCAGTACTGAGTATTCACTAGGTAAGAATCTCAGGAATCCCTTTGTCACCAGCTGTATTTAAAATACTCTCAAAACAAGATGCTGAACTGATCAAGCActattttcttcctaatttctCCCCCCttgctagaattttaaaaacactgatattaatgactttaaaaaagcCTTTAGATCCATTTGACAACTGGTTTTGTTAGCACGGTTCCTAAGCAACTCTATTTGTGGTATGTATTCAAACACTTGCTAAAGTCAAGTTTACGTTTACTGGTCCTTAAGAAActcattggtttaaaaaaaaaaagctgaatctCTGATGCTCACTATCACTGAACTGTTGGTCAACAaagcatttattaaacacttgCTACATGCAAGGCACTGCCACACACATGACATCATTAACAATGTTAAATATAGGAAGGGCTAtagttaaggttttttttttaccctgaaaAAATCCCACTACAAGACCCTCCCCCTTATTTCACCATTAGGTTCATTTCTAATGGAGAAGGTAAGCACAACAAGAATTAGGGGATTAGGAAACAAGTGAACAGAAACGTGCTCTGCCCTTAGGCCCTTAAGCCaccccagcaaaaaaaaaaaaagaaaaaaagaagaaccagCGAGAGAGGCAACCTGCAGAATGGACAGCTCGGCTGCCGGGCTGCCCACGAGCCCCGGGTGCTGCCGCTGCACCACTGCTGTTCGGGCGTCTGGGAGAGCTCTTATCTCTGCTAATTCGGGGAGGGCGGGGAGCGGGAGGTCTGCGTGGCCACTCACTCAGAAAAATTCTCAAGGGAATTTCAAGTGCTAGAGATGGCACTTTCTGTCAGGAGAGCCATTAAGCTTTTATTTCTAACACTAAACTCGGTGCACTTTAGTCTTGTGAACGTTTTCTTACCCTGTGTTTATGGGAAAGAAACAGCAAGAAAGTGGAACTCAGAAACGTTTTACACTTTATTAAGATGGTGTGCAGGGAGCGGGGGGAAAAAACCTCATAGCATACATCTTTCTTGCAGTTCCTGACCTCAGTAAAACATGGAAATAACGGCATCCTTTGAAATGCAGACTGGGATatagaagattatttttaaaagatactactAATCAATTCTTAGACCTTATCTTTGTGTTCACTCATTGATGGTACTCCAATCATGTTTTTAAAGAGTCCTCTTCATATTACAAATCTGGCTCTGAATTTAGATCAGGGCTCTTagttaaacaaacagaaaagaaccaCTTACTGTTTAGTAAAATCAATCTAGAATCTTTTTATTCAGTAAAACGTCTGgaacattatttcatttcatattttgaatACATGAGGAAAACTCTCACTGTTCCTAAGCAAGATTAAATGACACCTAAAATTCCTGGGTCCAGGTGGAAATGACACCTGAAAAGGAAGTTAATTTCCCAGCATTACATCCTGTGTGTGCCCAGCCCTGCAGGATGCTTTCTGGATAacatatattacaaagctacaagaTTTGGGGAAACTATGGGACAGAAAAGTTTTGCCATATTTTACTGTCATGTGAATGTTAGTTTGGGCAATCAGGAAATAAgctttaaaattctgttaaaaaaaggaaagcccTAGAAAGAAGAAACTACCTATTCTACTACAAAATCTCAGAAGAGAAGGTAGGGGTTacagcaagaaaaagaattatatcAAATACATACAAAGAGGCTTCGTCCAGGAAGAGAGGCGAGAGGCCCCAGCAGAGCTGGGTAAAGATCAGGAGGGTTAGAAAAAATcagctcttcctcttcctccaagGCAGCCAGACTCTTTAACAGGTCCGGAGGAAGCAGAGGGGAGCCTTTGGGGTCCTAGTGACAGAAAGGATCACAGTGAGATGCAATCAGGGATGACAAAAGCACAGTGGAGTAGTAGCATCATTAGGGAGATGAAGGCAGCTAAAGTCAAGGAGGAAGCTATAAGGAATAGTAAGACAGCATTATGCAAAGAGGAAAAGGCTTCGAAACACCAAAGCAAAGTGACACAAGGACAATGGGAAGGAAAGATCAAGAGAACAGAAAGAAGTAAAGACAGTGACAAACAGCAGAACATAAAAGGTTAATGTGGAGAGCCAGTGAAACAATGCAATGGAGCAAAGAGATTAGCGTATCTTGTGCTAAGAGAGaaacagctttttttaaaaagttaccaaCACACACCTGTTTCTCATGAGTAAAAAGGGCAAAGACAGAGAACCCCACTATCAAAGATGATAGGCTAAATTTGTTCCTCTCAGAAAGCCACTTGCTTAAATATGCAGTAAAACCTATTCTTAAATTTAGATGATTCAGCCCAACTGAGAGGAGCTTTGTCTCAGAATTCTCTAACATGCTGCCTTAACGATTTCTGCACATAGTCTCTCTGCCAGACCATCATGGGTCAACATCAGGAACAGCATTCTTCAGCTTCCCGAAATCTATGTGGTGTGAAGAAGGGACCAAGAGCTGCACCCACTTACTCAGTGGCGTTCTGTAGCACTAGTGAAATCAGAGGGACCTTTAAACATGTACGTGAGATCTCTGAAGTGCCTGGGGACAGGGAAGGACACGCACCTCAAATGGCATCCTGGGCACAGGGTCCTGCTCTGGACGGAAGACTCCCGGGGACCGTTTGCCCCTGCGGTCCACACTGGCTTGCTGTGCCATCACAGCTCTGTTATCGGCCGCGCTGTAGGAAGAGTCCCAGTAGAACTCCGGGATCTTGACTTCTGAGGGGGTATGGTTATATGGCTCCATGGGGAAAGGCTTCATTGTTTTCTCCAGAGGCTGCTGCTGCCTTACAGGCGGTTGCAACGACGGCTCAAACAGTTTTATGGGGTCTTGGGTTTGAAGGTAGTAGGGCTGTTTCACAGGCATGATTTTCCCTAATGGGCCTTGAACCTGAGGGGGATTCCACAGCTGTTTGGAGGCATCTGCCTGTTGATACTAAAAAAAGAGATGCCTGGTTCACTAAGATGAGGATAAAATGCAATGTTACTTCACTCAGGACTCAGAACTTGAGAGATTTTACCGCCAACAAAACTCTGGGTCATGcaggtttgtttgttctttaggtTTCTCAATACAGAGCTTTCTGGGAACAGATTAAGGGCACTGAGTTCATATTCTCTTTCGATTCCAAAATTAAGAGGTTTAATAAATGAGGGTGTtgagtgtgggtgggtgggtgggtgggtgggcgggcgggcgggcgggcatGCATCCATTTCCCCTTCTGCTCCAAGTGCTGCAGGATGATAATACTTAAGACTGGTGTCACAGTTCTCCTAACATCTCATCAAGAGCACgattttatttcccttctgtAGTTCAGGTTTATGGGAGATTATTTACAGAAAATCCCTTTCTATAAAGCTGACAAGCAGTAGCAGCAAGGTATGGTAGGTAATATCTATTCTCCtttacaaaagtaaaaagaaCTGAACTTTCCTAAACAGCAAAGACTGCTGTGTTCCCATAATCATTACAAGTCTAAGCAAAAAGTAGCtgaatgctctttttttttaaattggaggatgaCTGCATTACACTGTTgtattgctttctgccatacaacaacctgaatcagccgtaggtatacatacgtcccctccctcccacgtcccacccccgccccgccccgccccatcTTACCTGCCCACCTCATTCCACCctcaccaggttgagctccctgtgttacaaagcaacttcccattagctctCTATTTTACTGAGGGAGGTGGATTAACTAGTACTTTTAGTTAACTTGACACTGAATGATTTCAGGTGCTCCTCTCCTCACCTCAGCTGGAAGTAGACACAACTGTAACTCACCTGCTGGAATCCAGAGTGGTGAGGCGGACTTTTCCCCAAAGCCGGCACAGCTTTTGTAGGGGACTGTTGCTGCTGAGCTAGAGCTTGAACCTGCAGCTGGCTTGCAGTCTGTGCTGTTGGCGGAGCTGGTAGAGGTGGGAGGGGCTGCTGGGAAGGTGGCTGAGGCTGTTGAGGTCCCTGGGTCACTGGCCCTGGTCCGGAGGGCCGTTGCTGGCTGTAAGGAATGTGGGACTGTTTCCCAGCTTGCACCTGGTTTCCTGCTGGAGAGTGAGCTGTAGGCTGAAGAAAGGTTCCTGGGACAGAAACACCAGCTGGGAAGGTGTAACCTGAGCCCATAGAAAATGCCACAGGAGGGGGGATAACATATGTTGGGGGCGGGAACCCTTCAAAATAGAAGAACATTGTTTTAGTTCTAAGGAAACttggaaaatgaaagacaaaaattagTCATTTGGGGCTGGGGTGGAGAAGAGGTTATCTAATAAATCATGAAAGACAGGGATCCATCAAGTAAGACTCATCAAGTGTCAACCTTTAACCTGATTTCAAGAATTAAATACAGATTACTGCCTGCTACTTCTATCCACTGAGGCAACTGGAATGTCCTAAAGGTTTCTCAGATGCCATGTTTAGTGACAGGAATTCCTTCATAATAACAAGCATGCATTTGTACATAAACTACAGGTAAATggcttaaaaataattgaaatattagGGAAAAGAGAACTTTCTTTACACTTTCTAATATTAGGGGTTTAGTAATGTCCCTCAGAGTCTAGAATTTCTCAGCAGGTGAACAGACACTCCTACACAGATGGAGTTCAACAGACGACATTACAAAACATATATTTACCTGGCCGgctgggaagaggagggaaggcTCCAGGGTGATGAATGGGGATGAACTGGGAGTTACTTGCTTGACTTGGGGTTTGAGTTACAGGTGTTTTCCTGGCTTCAGACACTGGAGTCTTTCTTAACTCTGTCTGAGATTTTACCTATGACCAACCAGAAGCAAGACTATCTATAATAATCTGAAACTCAAATGAGACAGAAAGCAGCACCTACTCTAACAAAGGATTTAAAACCCTatactatgttaaaaaaaaaaaaaaagagtaaagtatATGCTGAAGATAATTCACTTCACCtaaattaaaaatgggaaaatcaaattatttaaatagacCCAAAAGCTGTAAGGGCTTAGTTTTACTCGTATAGTTATTTTGCTTTCACAAAATCACATAAGTATGAAATATGGAAAAGGCCTGAGAACTCCTTTGTTTTACAAAGGAGACACCCGATGCCAACAGGCTGAAAAAGTTGCCTATTATCATAAGCCAATGTCACGGGCCCCAGGGCCCTGTATTCTCATTCATTAAGAACATGAATTGATAATGACCACTAGCTCACAGATGAGACACTCTGGCCCTCAGTGTAACTTCATCTGGGAGGCTTTAAAGGTGGCCTCAGTGTAACTTCATCGGGGAGGCTTTAAAGGTATCATCAGTCAAGCATCCACCCTCCACCCTGCAACCCTACCACCCCTAGAATAAATGAGGATACTTTCAGCAGTAAAAAAATCAGGCCTGAGATCCCACACGTGGAGCCAGAGAAGCAGATGCCATATGCACTGCTCAAGTAATACAAAGATGAGTAAAATGAGGAAAACTGGCAGCATTTAATAGAAAACTTAGGATGAGGTACAGAGGGTGGTGATACATTGATTATTGTCAGGCTTTTTTAAAGCATAGATACTCAGGCTTAAAAGGGATGAGACACTGGAagagatttcattttcctggacCTTTCTGGGAGGCAGTTTCAGAGAATGAAGGCAGAGCAGGCAGGAAATAGCTGAACTCTTTACCCCTAAAACACTGATCTCTGGCTTTACAgttcttttggggttttttccttgcctttcccCAACACATCTCACTCTCTCTGTGCCTTTCCTCAATTTctaccatgtttttctctgtttctccccctactattaatattaaaatggaaCTATTATGTTCTTTCCCCAAAAAAACCTTGTAAGGGAAATACACTATAGGTACTGTTTATCTGAAAGTAGCTTTCAAAAATGTAAGATTCCTCATGCCTactgtaaataaatacatttgccAAAATGTGTTTAATGAATCAAATGGCTACAAACATTGGTGGTATTAATAAGACCAGCACAGAGTAAAGACCTTTTTGTTTATATGAAATCATCTGTATCTCTTTggaaagatacatacatatatatatataaacaagtcACAAATAACTGAGTAGTGTTTATCTTTCCCcagcaggagacttggattcttGCTTTACAAATTCCCATGAGCCAGGATAACACTGAGGTTATACAATGCTACTGACTGGGGCAGATAGAAATGTCAAGGAAAATCTTTTtccaaaaatgtatttcattttgtatagtgaatctgggaaaacaaaacaaaacaccactgTGTAAGCCTTAACATACTCAGCTCTGTGGGATCTATAGagatctcaaattttaaaaaaatagcagttATAGCTCCCAAAGAAAATGGAATTACTTGTGAAATTGATAGTTCTGCAACTGGTCTCATTTCCTACCACTTAAACTGGAGAGAACTGACAAAGATGTCCAATCAGGTTAAGATTTTTTCACTCACATTACAATTTCTGTGAACTGACAAGAGTATAGATCTACCATAGTTCTTCATATTACCTTACTATGCAGCCTTCTTAGAGTGCACTGAAGCTTCCAGAATAGCCAGTTCTCAAGGGTTTAGGAACGAAATGAAAAATCTTGCCTTTTGTGTGAGCCTTCCTCTACCTGCTTTATAGTTCAAATACAGCTTACCTGCACTGCCACATTCTGCTCTCCTGTTTCCTGTAACTTTTCTAAGGTGCATTTCttggtttctgttttcctcttggtGGTGTCCTTCTTTCCATCATTCTTAGTTACAGTTACTCCTTTGCTACAGTCCCTTCTCACCTCTTTGGGAGGAAAACTTCTTCCTTGGTCTCTGTTCACTTCTCGTGGCTTAATGTTCTCTTTGAAGGTGACCactggtttctctcctgtgtcaCAGTTGTTGCTTAGATTTCGGCCTGTAGACAGCACTGATTTCAGTCCTGGATTCCCATCAGCAGCCAGGGACTCTATGATGGTTGTGTCTTGCAGAATGAGGTTCTCTTTGGCTTCACTGGGGTCTTCCAGTATTAACTCTGGGATTTCTGTGATAAACAACAATTTCCCTACCTCATTTTCACACTGAATCAgcctaaaaaagtaaaaataaatccatatatgaaaaacataaatCTAAAAAACAGTAACAGCTGAACTTTGTATGGGTCCCACAGCCTTAAAATGTGGGAAACAGCAGGATGCAATAGCGTGGATTTGGGGAACATCAACAGCAGTTCTGTAGAAACTCACATTCTCAttatcccacctcccaccacacaTCACCATAACACACGCCTAGGCCCTTTTAATGTTTTTCTAGTAAGTATAGCTAAATTTGCTCAGCATGTTTTAAGCACAAGACACTAGACTAGGCCCTTGAAGTTCCTATTTTATAGGtgtgaaaactgaagctcagagatgcCACAAGCATCATCCTGGTCTGTCTTGACTGAAACTGACCACCATGCATGCCCCTGTCAACACAAATCACCATAACTGTGAATATACAATTTAGCTAAGATTTATATAGATGTTTATAAATTGGAGAAGCAGCTCATGATAAATAAGGGAGACCTCTAAAAGAGGCAGTGTAATGAGAGGACAGAATTAAAGAGATTCCAAAGATCACTAGGGTCATAATCTGACGCTGTGTTCCCAACCTTTTGACTTAAgagtttataattaaaaaaagagaaaaagtttatAATCAATAGCTTTATACCAAAGTGTAAAACTCATATggggtatgtgtatatatctgaTGAGGAATACCTTGGCTGATTATCTGCAATCCATTTGCCTATAGAGATCAAACGCTGCTGTCGTATTTGTCGTTGCTGACCCTCTTTGTCTCCTGTAATACCCTGATGACCTTTGGAAAAATCCAAGTTCCTAAAATTGACATAAGCAAATTATAGAAAATTAAACCTAATGAACTGCAATGgcttcagatttttccatataggttagCTATTTGCTGTAATTAGCTGCATTTGCTTGAACTTATTTATACTCCTAAAGACTGTAAATACCACAAAACAAAGCAATATtaatgtgatatttttatttatatttcactttCTCATGGAGGAGTTGAAATAAATCACAATGTTTTATTagggatgacttttttttttttaaagaagaataacGTTTTCGTTTAACAGTAAGCTCACATTGTAAGTAACTTACTTCAAACAACCATGGCAATGCTAGAGTCTCTGAGATATCTAGTCTAACAGAGTATTATCTATTAACCTCAAGGTGGCCCAatctaaatcagaaaaaaatgaacacataccATAAAGTATACAGAGCAAAAAACTCATTGACATTAGAAAAGTAAGTCAACCTAAAAAATAAgggtttttcaaatttttcattaagctatctcaaaaaaaacaaacaaaaaaagcagcagcagtatcGAAGAACTTCCAGGCAGTAGGTCAGAAACCGAGGATACACAGATAAATAAGTCCCCCTACCTTAAGGAACAAATAATTATGATTTAATCCAAAGCAATAAAAGCTAAACAAAGAATAAGAGAAGCATTATAAAAGAAACATCACAGTCTTCTGATAAGCTTTGAAAAGGTTCACAAAGTAAGAGATGCCTGACCCGGACCCTGGACAAGTATGGTTAAGAGCTTACAGATTAGTAAGGGAAGGACGAAAGAGGAATGTGAATGTTCCAGGCACAGCATGAACAAAGTTTTGGAGGAATAAAAATACAGAGCTATTCAAGTACAGGTCACAGTTTATGTGTAACATTTAACTAttggaggggaagggggtgaaaGTCGCAGGAAATATGGCTGAAAAACTAAGCTTTTGGACATCAAGATGAAAAAGATACTTTAACAACTAGGGATGTGTAAATTGAAGTTTTCTGTACTAGTAATGGGGCATCATCAAATCTGTACTTTATAATTGCAGAAGCAGAGTAAAAGCAGACTAGGTAAGGAGAGAACTTTTAAGTAGGGAAGCATATTAGGAAGCTTTTTTATACTCTAGGTAAACAGTGACGAAGGCCACCTACCTGAAAGAAGGTCTCAAAGCCAAGAATCCTTGTAACTCAAACTCCTCTGGAAGTGGTGTTGCTAGAGAAGGGCAGAAATCAAgacttgtaaatattttaattaaaatattattgttcAGCAGGATATTGCTtcctatattaaaaaaagaatattttctagaTAGAAAGAAAGATTAATGCTCATAGTTCTCTGTTCCTCTTTATAGttactgtgattaaaaaaaacttacctGTCAAGCCCCTACCTGTGGCCTCTGAGCCCGTGACATTGCCCTCATACTCACCTACGACTCAAGGCTATTTTTTCCCCTAGCAGCCTTAAAAATTCATAGCTCAATCCATTAATCACAATGTTTAGATTACCTCCTTGTTAACTCAAAGCACTGAATATCAACATTACATCACCCAGGAGCTTGTAAGAAATACAGAATCTTGGGCACTATCCCAAACCTACAGAAtcataatctgcattttaacaagatccctagtgattcatttgcaaatatgACACTTGAGGGGCACTGATCTAATGGAAGAAAGATAATCAGAAAGGGGTCACTACACTTTGTTCAGTGCAGTGCTGCTTACAACGGGGCAAGGTTTTAAGCAAATGGATAATGATTAAAGGAATTATGGCATAGCCACAGGATGGAATATTAAACAgcctttaaaaaatcatgttcCAAAATGTTTAAATGACGAAGATAAATGCTAACGGTATCTCATTAAATTTACAAagcaggtatgtgtgtgtgtgtgtgttagtggcttagtcgtgtccaactccccagggactgtagcctgccaggctcctctgtccatgggattctccaggcaagaagagtggagtgggttgccatttccttctctaggggatcttccagacccagggatcaaacccaggtctcctgtatggcaggcagattctttaccctctgagctataAGGAAGTCCAAGCTGTAACTATATCACATAGCTCTAATGATGTGATATCAATCACATGCAGGTATGTTTATGTACACATAAGTAAAAGCCTCAAAGAAAACAGAGTATCATGAATAGTACAGAGAGTATTTATGTATGAG includes:
- the SMG7 gene encoding protein SMG7 isoform X1, coding for MRNWMFLQIVIVGENISFKSQMRTGNLKSEEHLKSSNIRQAEVLKADMTDSKLGPAEVWTSRQALQDLYQKMLVTDLEYALDKKVEQDLWNHAFKNQITTLQGQAKNRANPNRSEVQANLSLFLEAASGFYTQLLQELCTVFNVDLPCRVKSSQLGIISNKQTHTSAIVKPQSSSCSYICQHCLVHLGDIARYRNQTSQAESYYRHAAQLVPSNGQPYNQLAILASSKGDHLTTIFYYCRSIAVKFPFPAASTNLQKALSKALESRDEVKTKWGVSDFIKAFIKFHGHVYLSKSLEKLSPLREKLEEQFKRLLFQKAFNSQQLVHVTVINLFQLHHLRDFSNETEQHSYSQDEQLCWTQLLALFMSFLGILCKCPLQNKSQEESYNAYPLPAVKVSMDWLRLRPRVFQEAVVDERQYIWPWLISLLNSFHPHEEDLSSTNATPLPEEFELQGFLALRPSFRNLDFSKGHQGITGDKEGQQRQIRQQRLISIGKWIADNQPRLIQCENEVGKLLFITEIPELILEDPSEAKENLILQDTTIIESLAADGNPGLKSVLSTGRNLSNNCDTGEKPVVTFKENIKPREVNRDQGRSFPPKEVRRDCSKGVTVTKNDGKKDTTKRKTETKKCTLEKLQETGEQNVAVQVKSQTELRKTPVSEARKTPVTQTPSQASNSQFIPIHHPGAFPPLPSRPGFPPPTYVIPPPVAFSMGSGYTFPAGVSVPGTFLQPTAHSPAGNQVQAGKQSHIPYSQQRPSGPGPVTQGPQQPQPPSQQPLPPLPAPPTAQTASQLQVQALAQQQQSPTKAVPALGKSPPHHSGFQQYQQADASKQLWNPPQVQGPLGKIMPVKQPYYLQTQDPIKLFEPSLQPPVRQQQPLEKTMKPFPMEPYNHTPSEVKIPEFYWDSSYSAADNRAVMAQQASVDRRGKRSPGVFRPEQDPVPRMPFEDPKGSPLLPPDLLKSLAALEEEEELIFSNPPDLYPALLGPLASLPGRSLFKSLLEKPSELMSHSSSFLSLTGFSLNQERYPNNSVFNEVYGKNLTTSSKAELNPSMAPQETSLYSLFEGTPWSPSLPASSDHSTPASQSPHSSNPSSLPSSPPTHNHNSVPFSNFGPIGTPDNRDRRTADRWKTDKPAMGGFGIDYLSAASSSESGWHQASTPSGSWTGHGPSMEDSSAVLMESLKSIWSSSMMHPGPSALEQLLMQQKQKQQRGQGTMNPPH
- the SMG7 gene encoding protein SMG7 isoform X7, with the protein product MRNWMFLQIVIVGENISFKSQMRTGNLKSEEHLKSSNIRQAEVLKADMTDSKLGPAEVWTSRQALQDLYQKMLVTDLEYALDKKVEQDLWNHAFKNQITTLQGQAKNRANPNRSEVQANLSLFLEAASGFYTQLLQELCTVFNVDLPCRVKSSQLGIISNKQTHTSAIVKPQSSSCSYICQHCLVHLGDIARYRNQTSQAESYYRHAAQLVPSNGQPYNQLAILASSKGDHLTTIFYYCRSIAVKFPFPAASTNLQKALSKALESRDEVKTKWGVSDFIKAFIKFHGHVYLSKSLEKLSPLREKLEEQFKRLLFQKAFNSQQLVHVTVINLFQLHHLRDFSNETEQHSYSQDEQLCWTQLLALFMSFLGILCKCPLQNKSQEESYNAYPLPAVKVSMDWLRLRPRVFQEAVVDERQYIWPWLISLLNSFHPHEEDLSSTNATPLPEEFELQGFLALRPSFRNLDFSKGHQGITGDKEGQQRQIRQQRLISIGKWIADNQPRLIQCENEVGKLLFITEIPELILEDPSEAKENLILQDTTIIESLAADGNPGLKSVLSTGRNLSNNCDTGEKPVVTFKENIKPREVNRDQGRSFPPKEVKSQTELRKTPVSEARKTPVTQTPSQASNSQFIPIHHPGAFPPLPSRPGTFLQPTAHSPAGNQVQAGKQSHIPYSQQRPSGPGPVTQGPQQPQPPSQQPLPPLPAPPTAQTASQLQVQALAQQQQSPTKAVPALGKSPPHHSGFQQYQQADASKQLWNPPQVQGPLGKIMPVKQPYYLQTQDPIKLFEPSLQPPVRQQQPLEKTMKPFPMEPYNHTPSEVKIPEFYWDSSYSAADNRAVMAQQASVDRRGKRSPGVFRPEQDPVPRMPFEDPKGSPLLPPDLLKSLAALEEEEELIFSNPPDLYPALLGPLASLPGRSLFKSLLEKPSELMSHSSSFLSLTGFSLNQERYPNNSVFNEVYGKNLTTSSKAELNPSMAPQETSLYSLFEGTPWSPSLPASSDHSTPASQSPHSSNPSSLPSSPPTHNHNSVPFSNFGPIGTPDNRDRRTADRWKTDKPAMGGFGIDYLSAASSSESGWHQASTPSGSWTGHGPSMEDSSAVLMESLKTARHLTSADKLWAVFQSIWSSSMMHPGPSALEQLLMQQKQKQQRGQGTMNPPH